The DNA sequence GGCGGCGAGCCCGAGCGTACGCAGGGCCAGCAGCCCGACCCGGGCGGTGAGCAGCTCTTCGGCGATCCGTTCGCCGCCCGCCTCGGCGGTGCGTACCCCGAGGTAGGCGACCGGGATCAGGGCGACGGCGACGGCGACGACGGCGGTGCCGAACAGGACCGGGCGCGGCACCAGCCGCCGTACGGCGGCGACCGCCCGTCGGTGGACGGGCGGCGGCGCCGGCGGGCGGCCGGGCGGTGCGGACACGGCCGGTGGGGCGGCCGCGCTGTCGCGCGCCCGCCCCACCGGTGGATGCGTCGTACTCAGGGGACGAGCCCCGATTCCTTGATCAGCGCGATGGTCGCTTCCAGCGCGTCGAGGTCGTTGAGGTCGATGTCCGGAACGGCGAGGCTGCTGAGCGCCGGTACGCCGGCGGGGCCCTCGACGCCGGCCACGACCGGGTACTCGTAGGTCTGCTCGGCGAAGTACTTCTGCGCGTCGGGGCCGAGCAGGTAGTCGACGAACGTCTTGACGTCCGGGTCCTGCGCGGCCTTGGTGAGCACGCCGACACCGGAGACGTTGACCAGGCCGCCGCTGTCACCGCCGGGGAAGAAGTGCAGCTTGGCCTTCAGCCCGTCCGGCGTGGTGCCCTGCTCCTTGGCGAGTTCGCCGAGGTAGTAGTGGTTGAGCAGGCCGGCGGGGAGCTTGCCGCTGTTGACCTCGTCGAGGATCGGGCCGTTGCCGTCGCGGACCTGCGGGTCGTTGGCCTTGAGGCCGGCCAGGAACTCCTTGGCCTTCGCCTCGCCGTGCTGCACCTTGATCGCGGTGACGAACGTCTGGAAGGAGGCGTTGGTCGGGGCGACGCCGATCTTGCCCTTCCACGCCGGCCCGGTCAGGTCGAACACGGACGCCGGCAGGTCGGCCTCGGGTACCAGATCGGGGTTGTAGACCAGCACCCGGGCGCGGGCGGTGACGCCGACC is a window from the Polymorphospora rubra genome containing:
- a CDS encoding iron ABC transporter substrate-binding protein produces the protein MPTTPRKAALALTAASLLVLGLAACGAEDDAPAQAETPTSDKKITVYSGRSESLVKPLLEQFTQATGITVETRYGNTAAMATQLLEEGDRSPADVFLAQDAGALGAVAKQGLFATLDGSVTDKVPTAYRARSGQWVGVTARARVLVYNPDLVPEADLPASVFDLTGPAWKGKIGVAPTNASFQTFVTAIKVQHGEAKAKEFLAGLKANDPQVRDGNGPILDEVNSGKLPAGLLNHYYLGELAKEQGTTPDGLKAKLHFFPGGDSGGLVNVSGVGVLTKAAQDPDVKTFVDYLLGPDAQKYFAEQTYEYPVVAGVEGPAGVPALSSLAVPDIDLNDLDALEATIALIKESGLVP